The following proteins come from a genomic window of Anopheles ziemanni chromosome 3, idAnoZiCoDA_A2_x.2, whole genome shotgun sequence:
- the LOC131288799 gene encoding uncharacterized protein LOC131288799, translated as MVSSMDVESSKQSCDNHVILSQSAVSQKSIDLDLSIKSPTSPTAAHCTILEQAAGASLVSSPPPVSSTTVITSTIVAVSPVGSNASTTKNNANDTDLAKKAMKLDLVDATTTGNLRTNWNPVASISTASSSTSVNASAASTATHSSTSTSAVTTTTAIIMKHHHHKLKERTFSDEVGSPKSPASTTGGVGIDRSALVLTHQNSLTLQVEVVDDRKALRDALYQGIFHRHRRTIFAVGSFLRMLKSRNSSYNTIRSSSEGEDDTR; from the exons ATGGTTTCAAGTATGGATGTAGAATCAAGCAAGCAAAGCTGTGATAATCATGTCATATTGTCGCAAAGCGCCGTTAGTCAGAAATCAATCGATTTGGATCTCTCGATTAAATCCCCCACGTCACCAACGGCGGCTCACTGTACGATCTTGGAGCAAGCAGCGGGTGCTTCTTTAGTTTCATCTCCACCGCCTGTGTCGTCAACCACCGTAATTACCTCTACGATCGTTGCGGTGAGTCCAGTGGGAAGCAACGCTAGCACCACGAAGAACAATGCAAACGATACGGATCTGGCCAAGAAGGCTATGAAATTAGATCTGGTAGATGCAACCACGACCGGTAATTTGCGAACGAACTGGAATCCGGTTGCTTCGATCAGCACGGCCTCTTCGAGTACAAGTGTAAATGCCAGTGCCGCTAGCACCGCCACCCATTCCTCGACATCCACGTCAGCTGTAACGACGACTACAGCGATCATCATGAAGCACCATCATCACAAGTTGAAGGAGCGCACGTTCAGCGATGAAGTTGGTTCGCCGAAATCGCCTGCATCGACAACAG GTGGAGTGGGCATTGATCGTTCTGCACTTGTGCTAACCCACCAAAATTCACTAACGCTGCAAGTAGAAGTAGTCGACGATCGCAAAGCACTAAGGGATGCACTCTACCAAGGTATTTTCCATCGTCATCGCCGTACGATATTTGCCGTTGGTAGCTTTCTGCGTATGCTGAAAAGCCGCAACTCATCGTACAACACGATTCGCAGCTCATCTGAAGGTGAGGATGACACCCGTTAG